From the Glutamicibacter halophytocola genome, the window ATGGCGGCAGCACGATGAGCAACACCCTGAATAACGGCAGCAGCGTGGAGGCACAGGTGAAAGTCCCCTCGCTGAATTCCCCGCAGATGCGCCGGATCCTGGCTTCCAGCTTCATCGGCAGCGCAATCGAATTCTACGATTTCATCCTCTACGCCACCGCGGCCTCGCTGGTCTTCAACAAGGTCTTCTTCGTGGGCCTGACCCCGGGCGTGGCGATCTTCGCTTCCTTCGCCACCCTGGCCGTGGGCTACCTGGCCCGCCCGCTGGGCGGCATCGTGTTCGGCCACTTCGGCGACAGGATCGGCCGCAAGGGCGTGCTGATCACCTCGATGGCGACGATGGGCGGGGCCTCGACGCTGATCGGCTTGCTGCCTGAAACCGCGCAGATCGGCATGCTGGCCCCGATCGCGCTGATCACCCTGCGCATCGTCCAGGGCCTGGCCGTGGGCGGCGAATGGGGCGGGGCCATGTTGATGGCCCTGGAGCACGCACCGAAGGAACGCCGCGGTTTCGCCGCGAGCTTCGCTAACATGGGCGGCCCGGCCGGCGCCGTGCTGGCCACCCTGGCAGTCTCGGCGGTCTCCACCATGCCCAATGAGCAGTTCCTGGCCTGGGGCTGGCGCATTCCGTTCCTGATCAGCATCGTGCTGGTGGGCATCGGCCTGGTCATCCGCCTGAAGGTCACCGAGTCACCGCTGTTCCTGGCCCTGGAAAACAAGGCAGAAGAACGCAAGACCCCATTCATGGAGGTCATCACCAAGTACCCGAACTCCGTCATCCGCGGAACCCTGGTGGGCATGAGCTCCTACACCGTGCAGGGCCTGATGACCGTCTGGGCCATCTCCTACGTGGTCGAGGAAGTCGGCATGGACCGCACCGCGGTGCTGAACATCAAGGCCATCGGCGCCGCGCTGACCGTGGTGGGCATCTGGGTTTCCTCGCGCTACTCCGACAGGCTGGGCCGCCGCCCGGTCATGATGGTAGGCATCCTTGCCGGCGCCGTGGCCGCGCTGCCGATCATGTGGATGCTGGAACTGGGCCAGCTGTGGCTGTTCGCCATCGCCCTGTTCGTGGCCAATGGCATCGTCCAGGCGTTCATCTTCGGGCCATTCGGCGCGTTCACCGCGGAGCTGTTCCCCACCCGCATCCGCTACACCGGCGCTTCGCTGGTCTACCAGCTCTCCTCCACCGTGGGCGCCGGGTTCACCCCGATGGCCGTGGCCGGCCTGGTGCTGCTGGGCGGCGGATCGCTCTGGATCGCCGGTGGCGTCTGGGCTGCTGCCTTCCTCGTGGCGGCGCTGGCCATGAAAGGCGTGAAGGAAGGCCGCGATGCGGATCTCGAGGCCGAGGAAATGAGCCGCTAGGCCCGCACCGCCCAGGCAGGAAGGCCGGTTGGAATCTACAGGTTCCGGCCGGCCTTCCGCTCCTTCTCGGCTCCGGCTTCCTCGCAGAAATCAAGGAAGGCGCGCAGCCGCAGGCTCGGGCGGTCCGAGGCGGTGTAGGCCACGCAGACATCGCTCATCCCCACATCGCCTTCGATCTCCAGCACCGACAGCGGCAGCCCGTCGTAGCTCAGGTTGACCGGCGGACGCTGCACCAGAACCGTATAGCCCAAGCCGCGGGCCACCATCCCGCGCACAGCCTCGAAGCTCTGCGAGCTCCACCGCACCTTGGGATCCAGGCCCGACATGCGCAGATTCACCAGCTGGTTATCGCGCACCGTGGGAATGTCCAGGGAGACAAAATCGTCATCGGCCAGCTCGCTCAAGGACACGCTGGACCGATCCGCCAGCCGGTGCCCACCTCCCACCAGCACATATGGCCTGCCGGACATCACCGTGCGCGAGGCGACCCGGGGCAGCAGGTGGCGGGTGTGGGTGAGCACCGCGTCGAGGTGGCCCTTGAGCATCCGCTCTTGCAGCTCGGCCCCGTCGCCTTCGAGCAAGGTCACCTGCAGGTCCGGATGCACCATGGTGAAGCGTTCGCAGATCACCGGGATCCAGAAGGCGGCCAGCGAGGAATAGCAGCCGATCACCAGCGGGCCGGAGAGCTTGGACTGGCGCTCGACTATCTGGTCCTGCACTTCTTCGGCATGGCGCACCAGGGCGCGCGAATCGAGCAAAAAATCGGTGCCGACGGCGGTGAGCACCACGCCTCGGGCACGGCGGCGCACCAGCAGCTGCGAGCCGACGGCCCGTTCCAGCTCATCCATCGACTGCGACATGGCAGCCTGGGAAATATGGCACTGCTTCGCAGCGGCAGAAATGGAGCCGAGTTCCGCGACGGCGACGAAGTACTGCAGCTGGCGCAGGGTGTAGTTGATCACCACCACAGTCTAGCCAGCTGCCTGCACGTTCGGTGGCGGCTACTTCGAGGCGCCGATGGCCCACACGCGCGGCAGCTCGGTGCCGTTGACCGCCAGGTCCCCGATCAGCCGGGCCTTGAACACCCACGGGTTGTGGTTGCCCGCGGTGCGCGCATTGCGCCAATGCCGGTCCAGGTTCTTCGACACGCTGGTGGCCGACGCCGCCAACGCATCAAAGGCGTGGGTGATGGCGTTGAGCACCAGCGGAGTGAGCACCACCTGCGCCTGCGCGCTGGCCAGTTCGGCAGCATCATTGGCCGCTTCATCTTCTTCCACCGTGATCTGCCCAGCCTGCAAGGCCAGCGCGGTTTCATAGGCGCGCTGGAGGGCCTGCGACACGCGCTCAACGGTTCCGGCCGCGGCAAAAGCCGCCGCCGACACCTCGCCGATCACCTGCAGCAGCTGCGGATCCTCGGCCGCCACATTGGCGGCCGCATGGCTGAAGGTGCGCTTGCGGGCTTTCAATTCCGCCGCGAAACCGCGCTCCGCGGCCTTGGCCGAACCAGCCAGCACCGCCAGCAGCACCTGCTGGTAGAAGGCGGTCTGGTACTTGAAACGGGTGTCGAAGTCGATCAGGTCTTCTTCGGCCACCAGCGCATCGGTGAATGTCGAGGTCCCGGTGCCGGTGGTGCGCTGCCCGAAGCCATCCCAGTCATCGGCCAGTTCCACGCCGGGCTGGTGGCGGCTGACCGCGGCGATGACCCGCTTGCCGGTATCGGTGCGCTGCGCATAGGTGTCCAGCCAGTCAGCGAAAATCGAGCCGGTGGAATAGTACTTGGTGCCGTTGATCCGGAACCCGCCGTCGCCATCGGGAGTGACCTTGGTGATCACCTC encodes:
- a CDS encoding MFS transporter gives rise to the protein MSNTLNNGSSVEAQVKVPSLNSPQMRRILASSFIGSAIEFYDFILYATAASLVFNKVFFVGLTPGVAIFASFATLAVGYLARPLGGIVFGHFGDRIGRKGVLITSMATMGGASTLIGLLPETAQIGMLAPIALITLRIVQGLAVGGEWGGAMLMALEHAPKERRGFAASFANMGGPAGAVLATLAVSAVSTMPNEQFLAWGWRIPFLISIVLVGIGLVIRLKVTESPLFLALENKAEERKTPFMEVITKYPNSVIRGTLVGMSSYTVQGLMTVWAISYVVEEVGMDRTAVLNIKAIGAALTVVGIWVSSRYSDRLGRRPVMMVGILAGAVAALPIMWMLELGQLWLFAIALFVANGIVQAFIFGPFGAFTAELFPTRIRYTGASLVYQLSSTVGAGFTPMAVAGLVLLGGGSLWIAGGVWAAAFLVAALAMKGVKEGRDADLEAEEMSR
- a CDS encoding acyl-CoA dehydrogenase family protein → MTVLATGNRLGRLKARFAPLFEQIAAGAAERDRSGELPYQQVADLAAAGFGAVRVPESHGGAGATLPELFELLVDLAAADSNIAQALRAHFAFVEDRLIAAPGPGRDKWLARFADGELVGNSWTEVGAVKVGEVITKVTPDGDGGFRINGTKYYSTGSIFADWLDTYAQRTDTGKRVIAAVSRHQPGVELADDWDGFGQRTTGTGTSTFTDALVAEEDLIDFDTRFKYQTAFYQQVLLAVLAGSAKAAERGFAAELKARKRTFSHAAANVAAEDPQLLQVIGEVSAAAFAAAGTVERVSQALQRAYETALALQAGQITVEEDEAANDAAELASAQAQVVLTPLVLNAITHAFDALAASATSVSKNLDRHWRNARTAGNHNPWVFKARLIGDLAVNGTELPRVWAIGASK
- a CDS encoding LysR family transcriptional regulator, with amino-acid sequence MINYTLRQLQYFVAVAELGSISAAAKQCHISQAAMSQSMDELERAVGSQLLVRRRARGVVLTAVGTDFLLDSRALVRHAEEVQDQIVERQSKLSGPLVIGCYSSLAAFWIPVICERFTMVHPDLQVTLLEGDGAELQERMLKGHLDAVLTHTRHLLPRVASRTVMSGRPYVLVGGGHRLADRSSVSLSELADDDFVSLDIPTVRDNQLVNLRMSGLDPKVRWSSQSFEAVRGMVARGLGYTVLVQRPPVNLSYDGLPLSVLEIEGDVGMSDVCVAYTASDRPSLRLRAFLDFCEEAGAEKERKAGRNL